Proteins encoded by one window of Podarcis muralis chromosome 11, rPodMur119.hap1.1, whole genome shotgun sequence:
- the LOX gene encoding protein-lysine 6-oxidase isoform X2 has translation MGLCNFANVPEKFKKPSSPPTHLPSAPPSLRCRFIPDTSKSKRERRLAQSRAERIPFSNLGEEERGRLLQRGNLPPVYEESAQAPARAAASPSGCCLARRSFQDPGVPRGTPLAAAAAMRLSTRPPLLLRIAQLQACVYWSCLLCAPSGALPQPRNPPPPAVWRQRIQWENQGQLYSLLSVGSQYQPPRRRASQQPAQGGHVLLLRGNGTAPRRAQAVAADSTTRRPEAQHWFQAGYQQPAGDRGRGADGAASSSSRRAPLASAPSRPGNSSGAPPLSNFPRARGLDRMVGDDPYNPYKYSDDNPYYNYYDTYERPRPDSRQRPGYGTGYFQYGLPDLVPDPYYIQASTYVQRTSMYNLRCAAEENCLASSAYRSDVRDYDNRMLLRFPQRVKNQGTSDFLPSRPRYSWEWHSCHQHYHSMDEFSHYDLLEASSQRRVAEGHKASFCLEDTSCDYGYYRRYACTAHTQGLSPGCYDTYNADIDCQWIDITDVKPGNYILKVSVNPSYLVPESDYSNNVVRCDIRYTGHHAYASGCTISP, from the exons ATGGGCTTGTGTAACTTTGCGAACGTGCCAGAAAAGTTTAAAAAGCcctcatctcctcccacccacctaccctccgcccctccctccctccgctgcCGCTTTATTCCAGACACCAGCAAAAGCAAGAGGGAGAGGCGGCTCGCTCAGTCCCGCGCCGAGCGCATTCCTTTTAGCAAtcttggagaggaggagaggggacgCTTGTTGCAAAGGGGAAATCTGCCACCTGTGTACGAAGAGAGCGCCCAGGCGCCTGCAAGAGCTGCTGCTTCGCCGTCGGGCTGTTGTTTGGCTCGACGGTCCTTCCAGGACCCAGGGGTGCCAAGGGGTACCccactcgccgccgccgccgccatgcgcCTCTCCACCCGGCCGCCGCTGCTGCTTCGTATAGCCCAGCTGCAAGCGTGCGTCTATTGGAGCTGCCTGCTGTGCGCGCCGTCGGGCGCGCTGCCTCAGCCAAGgaacccgccgccgccggccgTGTGGAGGCAAAGGATTCAGTGGGAGAACCAGGGGCAGCTATACAGCCTGCTCAGCGTGGGCTCCCAGTACCAGCCGCCTCGACGGCGCGCAAGCCAGCAGCCCGCGCAAGGCGGCCACGTGTTGCTCCTCCGGGGCAATGGCACAGCTCCGCGCAGGGCGCAAGCCGTCGCCGCGGACAGCACCACCCGGAGACCCGAGGCGCAGCACTGGTTCCAAGCCGGCTACCAGCAGCCCGCCGGCGACAGGGGGCGCGGGGCCGACGGCGCTGCCAGCAGCAGCTCTCGGCGAGCTCCCCTCGCCAGCGCCCCCTCCAGGCCGGGCAACAGCAGCGGCGCGCCTCCTCTGAGCAACTTCCCTCGGGCGCGCGGCTTAGACCGCATGGTGGGCGATGACCCCTACAACCCGTACAAGTACTCCGACGACAACCCGTACTATAACTATTACGACACGTACGAGCGGCCCCGGCCTGACAGCCGACAGCGGCCCGGTTATGGCACCGGTTACTTCCAGTACG GTCTCCCAGACTTGGTACCCGATCCATACTACATCCAAGCATCCACTTATGTGCAGAGGACTTCCATGTACAACCTGAGGTGTGCCGCTGAAGAGAACTGCCTAGCAAG CTCAGCTTACAGGTCGGATGTCAGAGATTATGATAATAGAATGCTTCTGAGATTCCCCCAGAGAGTGAAAAACCAAGGCACATCGGATTTCTTGCCAAGCCGACCACGATACTCTTGGGAGTGGCACAGTTGTCATCA ACACTACCACAGTATGGATGAATTCAGCCATTATGACTTGCTTGAAGCAAGCTCCCAAAGGAGAGTAGCTGAAGGACACAAAGCAAGCTTTTGTCTTGAAGATACGTCCTGCGATTACGGATACTATAGAAGGTATGCGTGTACAGCACATACACAG GGATTGAGCCCTGGGTGTTACGACACATACAATGCTGACATAGACTGCCAATGGATTGATATCACAGATGTTAAACCTGGAAATTACATCTTAAAG GTTAGTGTAAACCCGAGCTACTTGGTACCAGAATCAGACTACTCCAACAATGTAGTGCGTTGCGATATCCGTTATACAGGTCACCATGCATATGCGTCTGGCTGCACAATTTCACCGTAA
- the LOX gene encoding protein-lysine 6-oxidase isoform X1: MGLCNFANVPEKFKKPSSPPTHLPSAPPSLRCRFIPDTSKSKRERRLAQSRAERIPFSNLGEEERGRLLQRGNLPPVYEESAQAPARAAASPSGCCLARRSFQDPGVPRGTPLAAAAAMRLSTRPPLLLRIAQLQACVYWSCLLCAPSGALPQPRNPPPPAVWRQRIQWENQGQLYSLLSVGSQYQPPRRRASQQPAQGGHVLLLRGNGTAPRRAQAVAADSTTRRPEAQHWFQAGYQQPAGDRGRGADGAASSSSRRAPLASAPSRPGNSSGAPPLSNFPRARGLDRMVGDDPYNPYKYSDDNPYYNYYDTYERPRPDSRQRPGYGTGYFQYGLPDLVPDPYYIQASTYVQRTSMYNLRCAAEENCLASSAYRSDVRDYDNRMLLRFPQRVKNQGTSDFLPSRPRYSWEWHSCHQHYHSMDEFSHYDLLEASSQRRVAEGHKASFCLEDTSCDYGYYRRYACTAHTQGLSPGCYDTYNADIDCQWIDITDVKPGNYILKVSVNPSYLVPESDYSNNVVRCDIRYTGHHAYASGCTISPY; this comes from the exons ATGGGCTTGTGTAACTTTGCGAACGTGCCAGAAAAGTTTAAAAAGCcctcatctcctcccacccacctaccctccgcccctccctccctccgctgcCGCTTTATTCCAGACACCAGCAAAAGCAAGAGGGAGAGGCGGCTCGCTCAGTCCCGCGCCGAGCGCATTCCTTTTAGCAAtcttggagaggaggagaggggacgCTTGTTGCAAAGGGGAAATCTGCCACCTGTGTACGAAGAGAGCGCCCAGGCGCCTGCAAGAGCTGCTGCTTCGCCGTCGGGCTGTTGTTTGGCTCGACGGTCCTTCCAGGACCCAGGGGTGCCAAGGGGTACCccactcgccgccgccgccgccatgcgcCTCTCCACCCGGCCGCCGCTGCTGCTTCGTATAGCCCAGCTGCAAGCGTGCGTCTATTGGAGCTGCCTGCTGTGCGCGCCGTCGGGCGCGCTGCCTCAGCCAAGgaacccgccgccgccggccgTGTGGAGGCAAAGGATTCAGTGGGAGAACCAGGGGCAGCTATACAGCCTGCTCAGCGTGGGCTCCCAGTACCAGCCGCCTCGACGGCGCGCAAGCCAGCAGCCCGCGCAAGGCGGCCACGTGTTGCTCCTCCGGGGCAATGGCACAGCTCCGCGCAGGGCGCAAGCCGTCGCCGCGGACAGCACCACCCGGAGACCCGAGGCGCAGCACTGGTTCCAAGCCGGCTACCAGCAGCCCGCCGGCGACAGGGGGCGCGGGGCCGACGGCGCTGCCAGCAGCAGCTCTCGGCGAGCTCCCCTCGCCAGCGCCCCCTCCAGGCCGGGCAACAGCAGCGGCGCGCCTCCTCTGAGCAACTTCCCTCGGGCGCGCGGCTTAGACCGCATGGTGGGCGATGACCCCTACAACCCGTACAAGTACTCCGACGACAACCCGTACTATAACTATTACGACACGTACGAGCGGCCCCGGCCTGACAGCCGACAGCGGCCCGGTTATGGCACCGGTTACTTCCAGTACG GTCTCCCAGACTTGGTACCCGATCCATACTACATCCAAGCATCCACTTATGTGCAGAGGACTTCCATGTACAACCTGAGGTGTGCCGCTGAAGAGAACTGCCTAGCAAG CTCAGCTTACAGGTCGGATGTCAGAGATTATGATAATAGAATGCTTCTGAGATTCCCCCAGAGAGTGAAAAACCAAGGCACATCGGATTTCTTGCCAAGCCGACCACGATACTCTTGGGAGTGGCACAGTTGTCATCA ACACTACCACAGTATGGATGAATTCAGCCATTATGACTTGCTTGAAGCAAGCTCCCAAAGGAGAGTAGCTGAAGGACACAAAGCAAGCTTTTGTCTTGAAGATACGTCCTGCGATTACGGATACTATAGAAGGTATGCGTGTACAGCACATACACAG GGATTGAGCCCTGGGTGTTACGACACATACAATGCTGACATAGACTGCCAATGGATTGATATCACAGATGTTAAACCTGGAAATTACATCTTAAAG GTTAGTGTAAACCCGAGCTACTTGGTACCAGAATCAGACTACTCCAACAATGTAGTGCGTTGCGATATCCGTTATACAGGTCACCATGCATATGCGTCTGGCTGCACAATTTCACC GTATTAA